tatatacacatacacttaaAAGCAGTTCAGTGCTAACTCCCTGCTAGTTTGGCTCATCCTTGGGATGTTGAGATGTGGAATGGAGTATGTCACATAAAAAAGCACCATTCCTGGACCCTGTTTTCTGATGCCCAAAGATCAGGCTTCTGGGCCTTTGTATCTCAGGCACAATCTTATTGCATTGATAGCtagatttgggggtgggggtgggggacacattACTAACTGGTCCAGATCTCTCGGAAGTTCTCCCACCATCTCTGATTGTGTTCAGATGGTCTAAGAGAACCCCTCCCCACAGGCTGTCACTTACCTATCAGAAGTTGCCACTGATTGGAACTTACTGGTTTAGCACACTTCTGGGTTCCCTTTGGATCCTGGGGGAGGAAGTGGAATCTTTCCCAGAGGCCACCATGCATGCAGAGGCAAGCAGATGGGCGGCATGAAAACAAGTCTCTGCCCCGAGCTGGAATTGGTGTTGCCTCTGATAGCAGAACTGCCCTAGACCATATAAGTACAGTCACTGTTCTTTGCACTTCAGACTTGTCCTTTGGaccattaagaaacaaaaacaggactccctcctccctcccaccccatcttttctcttccattccccttccctcccttgccCATTGCACTTTTCCCACTCTGCTTGGGGGCCATGTCACACCTCAGCAAAAGCTAAGCTATACTGCTCTGGCTTCTTCCCACATCGCCGGGCGATTATGGCCAGATACAACATGAGGAGGGCCACCCAGTAGCAGCCGTACAGGATGGCCCCAGACACCAGGAAGGCTAACTCTGTCTCACTGAACAGATCCTGGCAATAAGCTGTATAGGCCAGCCCCCCTAGAAGGACTGCCACCCAGATGGACACAGGGATGAGGCCAATGAAGTTCACCACGATGGTTTTTCGGCCAGAAGTGCCCCAGCCAGACTTATTGATGGTAGCGATGGCAAATATCTTGGCTGGCAGGAGACTGGACATATAGAGAAGGGAATAGAGGGACATGAAGATCATTTCTGCGTTGCCCCGAAGGAAGCAGGCATAGGTAGCCTTGATGATGCCCACCAGCTGCACCGTCAGCAGGAAGAGGAGAATATTCCAGATGCGGCCTCGGTAGAAAAGCTGTATGACCGTGGCaatgaggaagaaggggaagaaaccTGTGACCACCGATTCGTAGGTCATCCAGAGGTGGTGCTTGTGGAACCACAGAGAGTTGTAGAGCCACTCTCGGAAGTAAGACTTGCTCCAGCGGGTCTGCTGGTTGAGCCACCGGAGATACTTGGTGGGAGTCTCTGTGAGGCACTTGGAGCGTGCTGTATACTTAGTCCGGTAGCCGAGGCTCAGGACTCGGTTGGTGAGGTGGCGGTCATCTCCAAAGCTGCACTTGCTGCCTAGGAACTTCTGATGGTACCAGTCCTCCAGGAATTGCTGGAGGAGGCTGTTGCGGTACATGCCCAGAGGCCCACTAATACACTGCACACAGCCAAAGTAGGACTGGCAGGCCCGCTCCACATTGAAGGCCATCCAGTACCGCACACTGCTCAGGAAGGAGATCCACGAGTCATACTTGTTGAGGATCTGCAAGGGAATCGGAGATGCTGGACCTCCTCACCTGAGGACTGGAGTCCCAGGAGTCATGCGAGGGCGTGAGGCCTCCTTACCCTGAGTTCTGTAGCCCATTGCTCAAATTCCTGTCAGTCCTAACCTGGCCAGAGCTGGAAAACCAGTCCCTCTCCCCAGCACCTCACTGTCGTCTGCACTGACTGTCCTAGGGAAGGTCTAGCAGCAAAAGCCACCTTCGAGCTCCACAAACAACCTGTGGTGGTGGTAGAGAGAGCTTAAGAAGGATGCACAGCATCACCCCAGCCATCTATCCTTACCCTTCTGCAGTTGGAACGCTTCTCAGGAAGACCTGATGTGTTAGCAGCGGTACCCACTGGAAGAAGATCTGGCCCCTTAATCTTGCCATATTGCTTCATTCTTACCATCCCGTGCAGCTTCCTTAAGAGCAAGTGTTTTTCAAGCATCCAGCTTTGGAGGTGCTTGCTGCACCACCACCCCAAAAAGAAGCACCCTCTGTGAT
This window of the Canis lupus dingo isolate Sandy chromosome 5, ASM325472v2, whole genome shotgun sequence genome carries:
- the HAS3 gene encoding hyaluronan synthase 3 — encoded protein: MPVQLTTALRVVGTSLFALAVLGGILAAYVTGYQFIHTEKHYLSFGLYGAILGLHLLIQSLFAFLEHRRMRRAGRPLKLPAPSRRSVALCIAAYQEDPDYLRKCLRSAQRIAFPDLKVVMVVDGNRQEDAYMLDIFHEVLGGTEQAGFFVWRSNFHEAGEGETEASLQEGMDRVRDVVRTSTFSCIMQKWGGKREVMYTAFKALGDSVDYIQVCDSDTVLDPACTIEMLRVLEEDPQVGGVGGDVQILNKYDSWISFLSSVRYWMAFNVERACQSYFGCVQCISGPLGMYRNSLLQQFLEDWYHQKFLGSKCSFGDDRHLTNRVLSLGYRTKYTARSKCLTETPTKYLRWLNQQTRWSKSYFREWLYNSLWFHKHHLWMTYESVVTGFFPFFLIATVIQLFYRGRIWNILLFLLTVQLVGIIKATYACFLRGNAEMIFMSLYSLLYMSSLLPAKIFAIATINKSGWGTSGRKTIVVNFIGLIPVSIWVAVLLGGLAYTAYCQDLFSETELAFLVSGAILYGCYWVALLMLYLAIIARRCGKKPEQYSLAFAEV